The following DNA comes from Microbacterium foliorum.
GTGAAGGTAGGAATGGTGCCGGAAGTCCTCGCGCGCGTACACATCGGAGATGTGCACCTCGGCGAACGGCAGAGCGACGCCGGTCAGGGCGTCACGCAGCGACACGCTCGTGTGCGTGAGCCCGCCCGGGTTGATGATGATCGCGGCGCAGTCCTCCCTGGCGGCGTGGATGGCATCGATCAGCACCCCCTCGTGGTTGCTCTGCAGCGCCCTGATCTCGAAGCCCGCGGCCTCGGCAGCCGCAGCGGTGATCTTCTCGACATCGGCCAGCGTCGCGGTGCCGTAGACCTCTGGCTCGCGGCTGCCGAGCAGGTTGAGGTTCGGCCCGTTGACGAGCAGGATGCGGCGAGTCATTCGCCGATCTCCTGGTACGCGGCGAAGAGCAGTGACTCGTCCGGGGCCTGCAGCACCGTGGGCTTGGCGATGTCGTCGAGGAGGATGAATCGCAGCATGCCGCCACGGCTCTTCTTGTCGCGCTGCATCGTCGCAAGCAGCTGCGGCCATGCGCCGGCACGATATCCCGTCGGCAATCCGAGAGAGTCGAGGATCGTGCGGTGACGCTCGGCGGCGGAGTCCGACAGCCGCCCGGCGAGTCGCGACAGCTCGGCCGCGTACAGCATGCCGATCGATACCGCCGCCCCGTGGCGCCACCGGTAGCGCTCGGCGTGCTCGATCGCATGGCCGAGGGTGTGACCGTAGTTGAGGATCTCGCGCTGTCCGGCCTCGCGGAAGTCGTCGGAGACGACCTGTGCCTTCATGTCGATCGCGAGTTCGATCGCCCGGCGGAACTCGGGTGTCGTCGAATCGACGGCGCGCGCGGGGTCCGCCTCGATGATGTCGAGGATCTCGGGAGCCCAGATGAATCCGGCCTTCACGACCTCGGCGAAGCCCGCTGTCGCCTCGTTCGGGCTGAGGCTGGCGAGCTCGTCGAGGTCGCCGATCACCGCACGAGGCGCCCAGAAGGCGCCGACGAGGTTCTTGCCCTCGGCGGTGTTGATCCCGGTCTTGCCGCCCACCGATGCGTCGACGAGGCCGAGCACGGTGGTCGGCACCTGGACGAGCTGGACTCCCCGCAGCCAGGTCGCCGCGACGAAGCCGGCGAGATCGGTCACCGCGCCGCCGCCGTATCCGACCACAGCGTCCGAGCGGGTGAAGTCGGCCTGCCCCATGACCTGCCAGCAGAAGGCGGCTACCTCGACGCGCTTGCCCTGCTCGGCATCCGGCACCTCGGCGAGCAGAACCTCCCGCTGACCGTTCTCGACGTCGGCGAGCAGCCGATCCCGCAGCTCCGCCGCGCGGGCGGCGAGCGTGGGCGGGTGGACGACGAGCACCTTGCGCACTCCGGCGTCGAGGGCCGCTGACACCCGATCGAGGATGCCGCGTCCGATGGCGATGTCGTAGGGGTTCTCCCCCGTCACGCTGATGGTTGTCGTACTCATCCCAGTTCTCTCCTCCATGCCACGATGTCGTCGGCGATGCGCTGCATGGGGCGTCGCGACGTGTCGAACGTCACGGATGCCACCTCGTCATACCAGTCTCGACGTTCTTCGAAGATCTTCGTCCATCGCCCGACGGGGTCATCGCCCGCAAGCAGGGGGCGCCCGCCGCTGTGGATGCGATCGGCCACCGCCGCAGGAGTGACGGTCAGGAACACGACCGGGTGCACGAGCAGCAGCTTTCGGGTGCCCGCGTCGGTCACCGCCCCTCCACCGAGGGAGATCACGCCGCCCGCCTGCAGAGCCTCCGCGACCTCGGCGCGCTCGAGCGAGCGGAAATGCGCCTCTCCGTGCTCCTCGAAGATCGCAGGGATCGGGCCGTGCGCTGCGACGACCCGTTTGTCGGTGTCCACGAACGGCACGTTGAGCTTGCGTGCGACACGACGCCCGACGCTGGTCTTGCCGGCCGCCATCGGACCGACCAGCACCAGCGTCAGCGGATCAGTCGCGCTCGTCATGCGCGATGAGCGCCGCCTCGGACGCGGGCGTCGTGCGCAGCTCAGCAGGAATCGCCGCGAGGTAGCCGTCGAGGTTGCGGCGCGTCTCGCCGATGCTGTCGCCCCCGAACTTCTCTAGCACGGCGTTGGCGAGTTCGACGGCGACCATGGCTTCGGCCACGACCCCGGCAGCCGGTACGGCACACACGTCGGATCGCTGATGGTGTGCCGTGGCATCCTCGCCGGATGCGATGTCGATCGTTCGGAGTGCGTGTGGCACGGTGGCGATCGGCTTCATCCCCGCGCGCACACGGAGCACGGTTCCGGTCGACATGCCGCCCTCGGTGCCTCCCGCGCGGTCCGAGCCGCGAGAGATGCCCTCGGCGGTCGCGAACAGCTCGTCATGGGCGGCGGAACCGCGTCGGCGCGTGGTCTCGAAGCCGTCGCCGATTTCGACACCCTTGATCGCCTGGATGCTCATGAGGGCCTGTGCGAGACGCGCGTCGAGACGGCGATCCCAGTGAACGTGCGAGCCGAGCCCGGGCGGAAGACCGTAAGCGAGCACCTCGACGATTCCACCGAGGGTGTCGCCGTCCTTCTTCGCGTCATCGACCTCGGTCACCATGAGAGCGGAGGTCGCCGCGTCGAAGCAGCGCAACGGATCGGCGTCGAGCCGGTCGACGTCGTCGGGAGTCGGGAGTGCAGCGTCGTCCGGCACGCGGACCGGACCGATCGACAGCGTGTGGCTGACGAGGCGAATGCCCAGTTCGCCGAGGAACGAGCGAGCGATGGCACCGAGGGCGACTCTGGCCGCCGTCTCTCGTGCGCTGGCACGCTCGAGGATGGGGCGCGCCTCATCGAAGTCGTACTTCTGCATGCCGACGAGATCGGCGTGCCCCGGCCGCGGGCGGGTCAGCGGTGCGCTCCGGCCACGCGACTTGTCGGTCAGCTCGACGGGTTCGGGGTTCATGACCTCGATCCACTTCGGCCACTCCGTGTTGCCGATGCGCAGAGCGATGGGGCTGCCGAGGGTCTTGCCGTGACGGACGCCACCTGAGATCGTCAGCTCGTCCTGCTCGAACTTCATGCGCGAGCCGCGCCCATAGCCGAGCTTGCGACGTGCGAGATCGGCCTGGATCGCCTCGGAGGACACCGGGACGCCCGAGGGCAGACCCTCCATGACGGCAATGAGTTCTGGGCCGTGCGATTCGCCGGCAGTGAGCACGCGGAGCATTGGTCTAGTCTCCCACGCGTTTCGACTCGGATCGTGCCGCGTGACGACCGATGACTACAGAGCGGCCTTCATCGCGTCGACCACGGCCTCTTCCGAAGGAAGCGGAACACTCTGGTCACCGTGCACGAAGATCCGGACCTGGCGGACGGCCTGACGCAGCAGCATCCCCTCGCCGGAGACGGCTCGGCCGTCGGTCCACACGGATGCGAGCGCCGACGGCCACGGGGAGTAGGCGACATCGAACAGCACTCCCCCGCTCAGACTCAGGCGCGCAGCTGTCAGAGCGTCGAGAGCGGTGCCGCCGGGCAGCGTCGCCACGGTGAGGCCGACGTCCCCCGCGTCTGCATCGAACGGGGAGACGGAGACGGAGACGCCGAGCCGCTGTCCCAGGGCCACGAGGTCGACGGCGCGTTCGGGTCGGCGAGCACGCACATCGATCGAGCGGGCTCCTGCCTCGACGCACGCGACGAGAGCGGATGAAGCCGTTGCCCCGGCGCCGAGGATGCGAACGCTCTCGATGCCGAGCAGACCCTGCTCGCCCAGCGCGTCGACGATTCCGCCGACGTCCGTGTTGAAGCCGTGGATGCCGTCGGTCAGCAGCAGCGTGTTGGCAGCTCCTGTGAGGTTCGCGTAGCGATCGTGCGTGCTCGCGGCGCGGTGCGCCGTCTCTTTGAGGGGCATCGTGAGCGAGAGACCTCGCCACGATTCGTCGAGAGCACCCAGAGCGTCGGCGAACGCCCGCTCGTCGACCTGGCGGCGCGTGTACTCCCAGTCGAGGCCGAGCGCTGCATATGCCGCGTCGTGCAGCTGGGGGGACTTGGAGTGAGCGATCGGGTCTCCCCACACCGCGAGGCGCCGCCGGGTCATCCGGCCGAGCATCCCCCGTCTGGGTTCTCCTGGCACCATTGATCCCACTTCTCGACTCCCTGCAGGTGTTCCTCGTAGGTCTCCGAGAACTGGGTCTCTCCGGTGGCGAGGTTCGTCGTCACGAAGTAGATCCACGGCCCGTCAGCGGGGTGCATCGCGGCGTCGATCGCCGCGTAGCTCGGGCTGGCGATCGGCGTGACAGGCAGACCGGTGTGCACGTAGGTGTTCCACGGGTTGTCGTCTTCGAGGGCCTCGGCAGAGCTCGAGACGACGCCCTCGTGAAGCGAGCCGTAGCCGTACTGCGCCGTCGAGTCCATCTGCAGCTTCATGTCGATGTCGAGGCGGTTCTCGATCACGCGGGACACCTTGGGGAAGTCAGCAGTGAGGCCCTCGCGCTGGATGATCGAAGCGATCGTCAGCACGCGCTGCGCATCCTCTGCGGGCACCCCGGCATCTGTCAGCGCTTCGTTCGTGCGATCGACCATGCGTTGGATGACCTGCGTGGCGGTCACCTCCGGATCGAACGTGTAGACGGCCGGGAAGAGCCACCCCTCGAGGTTCTGCGCGGTCACACCGTAGGTCGCAGGATCCGCATCGACCGCCGCCTGGAGCTCCTCGATGGGCATCCCGAGAGACTCGGCCATGCCGGGCAGCGAGGATTCGATCGTCGCGCCCTCACCGACACTGGCGGAGTTCTCGCGCTTGTTCTCGGGGTTCTGAAGCGCCTCGAGAGCTGCTTCAGCCGTCATCTTCTCCTGCAGCGAATAGATGCCCGGATAGAAGGTGACGGCGATGTTCTCGGTGACCAGGTAGTCGTAGAAGACATCCTCCGTGCGGGTGACGCCGGCTTCGTAGAGGGCCGTCGACACCGGTGCGCCCGTGTCGCCCTCAGAGATCGTGACGAGCACCTCACCGGTGGCCAGCCCCGGCTCCCAGTCCTCGGGCTCGCCCCAGCCGAGGGCGTTGCTGATCTTGTCGCCGTAGGCGTTCCATGCCCAGACACCGGCGCCGACGATGCCGCCGATCACTGCGAGGACGATGACGAGGGCGACCAGGCACCCTGTGCGACGCTTCTTCTTCGCCGGCGGTCGAGTGCCGCTGGGCTCCTCCGGGTGTCCGTGGAAGAGGTCCTCGAGGCGGCCGCCTGCTGCGGAGCCACCGGCGGCGCCGATCGAGGCCGCGTCGCCCGTGGACTCGGCCGGCGTGGTGCCGGAGGCACGTTCTGCAGCGGTCCCCGCTTCCGCTGTCGGAATGGGTGCGGCCGAGGGCGGGTCGCCCGCGTCGCCCGTGGCGGCTGTCGGCATCGCGCGGGTCGTCACGTCCTCACCCGTCGATGTGTCCGCGGACTCGCGTTCCGGATCGCCGGACGACCTCACGGCTGCCGCTTCGCGAGCAGCTCTACGGGACCCGGGTGCGGGTGGTGTGTTGTCGACCGTCGGAATCTGCTGCGACGGGTCGGGAAGGTTCTCGAACAGGTCACCCAGGCGGGCGTCCGGATCGTGCTGGGGCGAAGCACTCTCACGTTCGGGCATTATCGGGGGGACTCCTCGTCGAGCGGAATCGTGGCACCGGTCGGGTTTCCGGTGCTCTTCTCCGTGTCGATCGCCTGCTGCAGCAGGACCACCGCGGCGATCTGATCAACAATGCTACGAGACTTCTTCTGTGATCTGCCCGAAGAACGCAACGCGGCGTGTGCCGTGACGGTGCTGAGCCGCTCGTCGACGAGCCGGACCGGAGTTCCGGTGCGAGCGTGCAGGGCGGCAGCGAACTCTCGGGAATCCGTCGTCGATGCCGTGTCAGCCCCCATCAGGTTGACGGGCAGTCCGACCACGAACTCGAGCACGTCGAAGTCCGCCGCGATCGCGGCGATCCGGTCGATCGCCTGATCATCCCGCTGCACGGTCTCGACGGGCACAGCGAGCATGCCGTCCGGATCGCATCGAGCGACGCCGACTCGCGCTCGCCCGACGTCGACGCCGATGCGCACGCCGCGGCGGAAGCCGCTCACGCTGACTGCAGCTCCTGCGTCACGGCCTCGAGGGCCGGCTGCAGGGCTGAGACATCTGTGCCACCGCCCTGAGCGACGTCGTCACGACCGCCACCGCCTCCTCCGAGCACCGAAGCCGCACGCTTCGCGAGCGCTCCGGCCTTGGCGCCAGCCGCACGCGCCGCGTCGTTCGTCGCGACGACCACCACCGGGCGACCGTTGACCGAGGCTCCGAGCGCCACGACCGCCGCGTCGGAACCCAGGCGGTCCCGGACACCGAGGACGAGCTCGCGCACATCGTCTGCCGAAGCCACCTCGCCGAGCGACTGCGCAGCGAGGCGGAAGGCGCCCACGCGGCTGGCCGCATCGGCGATGGCGGGAACACGCCCCGCGCGCTCCTTTGACTCGAACTGCGCGATGCGCTTCTCAGCAGCCTTGAGGCTCGCGGACAGATCGGCGATCCGCTCGGCGAGCTGGTCGCGCGGGGTCTTGAGCGAGGTCGTCAGCTGCGACACGAGCGCCCGCTCTGCCGCGAGCTCGCGGAACGCGTCCTGACCGACCAGCGCCTCGATGCGGCGGTTCGATGCGCCGACGGACGATTCGCCGACCACGCTCACGAGGCCGATCTCGGCGCTCGTGCTGACGTGGGTTCCCGCGCACAGCTCGCGCGACCACGGCCCTCCGATGTCGACCATGCGCACGACATCGCCGTACTTCTCGCCGAACAGAGCCATGGCTCCGGCGTCCTTCGCCTCGTCGAGCGTGACGATGCGGGTCGTGACCTCGAGAGCGTCGTTGACGGCCCGGTTGGTGATCTCCTCGATCTCGGCGCGCGTGTCGGCGGAGAGCGCCTGCGACCACGAGAAGTCGAATCGCATGTAGCCCGCACGGTTGAGCGAGCCGGCCTGCGTCGCGGTGGGCCCGAGCGTGTCGCGGAGCGCGGCGTGCACGAGGTGCGTCGCAGAGTGCGCCTGGCGCGCAGCACGGCGATTGGCCGCATCGACGATGGTCGTGGCCGCGTCGTCGATGGCGACGACTCCGCGAGTGACCTCGACGGTGTGACTGATGAGTCCGGGGACCGGGCGCTGCACGTCGAGCACCTCGAGTTCATACCCCGGGCCGACGATCACACCCTTGTCGGCGACCTGACCACCGGATTCGGCGTACAGCGTGGTCTCGGCGAGCACGACCTCGGCGATCTGCCCCTCCGCAGCGCTGCGAACCGTCTGACCGTCGACCAGGATCCCGAGGATTCGCGAGTCGACCTCGAGCTCGGAGTATCCGTCGAAGCCCGTCTCGCCCAGAGCGCGGAGATCGCGGTACACCGAGACATCCGCGAGCTGACGCTTGCGATTGCGCGCGTCTGCCTTTGCGCGCGAGCGCTGCTCCTGCATCAGGCTGTCGAAAGCCTCGCGGTCGACGGCCAGGCCCGCTTCCTCTGCGACCTCGAGAGTGAGATCGATCGGGAAGCCGTAGGTGTCGTGCAGCAGGAACGCCTCGGAGCCGCTCAGCGAGGCTCCGCCGCCCTTCTTCGTCTCATCCAGAGCGAGGTCGAGGATCGTCGACCCCGATGCCAGCGTGCGTCGGAAGGTCTCCTCCTCCGCGATCGCAGAGGCGGAGAGGGTCGACCACTCCTTCTCGAGCACGGGGTAGGCGGACTTCATCGCATCGCGTGAGGTGGCGAAGAGCTCGGGGAACACCGGCTCGTCGACACCGAGCAGGCGCATCGAGCGCACCGTGCGACGCATGAGGCGTCGGAGGATGTAGCCGCGACCCTCGTTGGACGGGCGGACGCCGTCTGACAGCAGCATGAGCGACGAGCGCACGTGGTCGGCGACCACGCGGAAGCGGACGTCATCTTCGTGCACGGCGCCGTAGCGGCGGCCCGAGAGTTCGACAGCGCGGTCGAGCACCGGACGCACCTGGTCGGTCTCGTACATGTTCTCGACGCCCTGCTTGAGGAACGCGACACGCTCGAGTCCCATGCCGGTGTCGATGTTCTTCTGGGGAAGCTCCCCCACGATGTCGAACTCGGTCTTGCCCCGGATGTTCTCGATGAAATCCTGCATGAACACGAGGTTCCAGATCTCCAGGAACCTCGAGTCGTCGACCGCCGGACCGCCGTCCTTGCCGTATGCGGGTCCTCGATCGAAGAAGATCTCGGAGTCAGGCCCACCGGGGCCGGGTTGGCCGGTGTTCCAGTAGTTGTCGGCGCGCCCCAGACGCTGGATGCGCTCGGGCTTGAGGCCGATGATGTCGCGCCAGATGGCCTCGGCCTCGTCATCCGTCTCGTACACGGTGACCCAGAGGTCCTTCTCGTCGAAGCCCAGGCCGCCATCGGCCTCAGAGCTCGTGAGCAGCTCCCACGCGTAGCGGATCGCGCCCTCTTTGAAGTAGTCGCCGAACGACCAGTTGCCCATCATCTGGAAGAAGGTGCCGTGACGTGCTGTCTTGCCGACCTCTTCGATGTCGTTGGTGCGGATGCATTTCTGCAGGTCGGCGATGCGCGGATGCGGTGCGGGCACGACTCCGGTGAGGTACGGGATCATCGGCACCATTCCGGCGACCGTGAACAGCAGCGACGGGTCGTCACTGACCAGCGAGGCCGAAGGGACGATGAGGTGGTCGTTCTTCTCGAAGAAGTCGAGATACCGCTCCGCGATCTCCGCAGTTTTCATAGGGGTGCCAGGTGTCCTTGCGTACAGGTGTGGAAGGGCGTGCCGACTGACGTGACGTCGCGGCGAGGGTGCCGTGACGGTCAGTCGCCAGCGGGGTCTGTGAGACGAGCCTGCTCCTCGCGGAAGGCGTCGCCGACGATTCCCGTGAACTCGTTGAAGCGGGCGTCGACCTCGGCGAGGATTTCATGACCGCGCGGGTCGTTGTTCATGAGATGCGCCGCGATGAAGCCGCCGATCACACCGATCAGGAACCACTGCACGTTCTTCATGTCGCCATCCTTGCCTCTGGCCCGCGTGGGCGCGGTGCTTCCATCGTATGCGGAAAGGACAGAAGGCGTCGGGTGACCCCGACGCCTTCTGCGGAAAAGCTGAACTCAGCGAGCTGCGTAGTACTCGACGACGAGCTGCACTTCACAGGTCACGGGGACCTCGGCGCGCTTCGGGCGACGAACCAGGCGAGCCTGGAGCTTGTCGAGCTCGACCTCGAGGTAGCCGGGAACGGGAGGCAGGACCTCGGCGTGACCGCCGGCTGCTGCGACCTGGAAGGGCTCGGTGCCCTCGCTCTTGGCCTTGACGTGGATGAGCTGACCCGGCTTCACGCGGAAGGACGGGCGGTCGACGAGCTGGCCGTCGACGAGGATGTGACGGTGCACGACGAGCTGACGAGCCTGTGCGGTGGTGCGGGCGAAGCCCGAACGCACGACGAGGGCATCGAGACGCATCTCGAGCAGCTCGACCAGGTTCTCACCGGTCAGGCCGTCCTGACGGCGAGCCTCGTTGAACGTGTTGCGCATCTGCTTCTCGCGGATGCCGTACTGCTCGCGCAGACGCTGCTTCTCACGCAGACGGACGGCGTAGTCGCTGTCAGCCTTGCGCTTGGTGCGGCCGTGCTCACCCGGAGCGTAGGGACGCTTCTCGAGGTAGCGGGCGGCCTTCGGGGTGAGCGGGATGCCGAGTGCGCGGCTGAGGCGCACCTTGCGGCGGTCCTGGGACTTCGTGGTCACGAAGTTATCCTTCCGATGACGTGGTCGCGTCTTTCACGACTCACGGACGTATCGTCCGCGTTCTGCCTTGGAGCGCACGCCGGGGCGCCAGCAAGGTGGGGTGTGAACGAGGAGATGCCCGAAAACACGGTTTCGAGCCGATCCAGTCTAACAGATCCGCGTCAGCGCCCGTCGAGGATGCGGCGGATGCGCTCGAGGCGAGCCGAGATGTCACGCTCGGCGCCCAGGTTCTTGGGCTCGTAGTACCGCTTGCCCCGCAGCTCGTCGGGCAGATACTGCTGCGGAAGGATGCCGAACTCGCTGTCGTGGGGGTAGACGTAGCCTCTACCGTGGCCGAGCCGCTTGGCACCCGGATAGTGCGCATCGCGCAGATGCAACGGCACCCGCCCGAAGCCTCCGGATCGGATGTCGGCGATCGCCTGGTCGATGCCCACATAGGCGGCGTTCGACTTGGCGGTCGTGGCGAGGTAGACGGTCGCCTCGGCGAGCGGTATCCGCCCCTCGGGCATGCCGATGAACGCGACCGCATCAGCGGCGGCCACTGCGATCGAGAGCGCCTGGGGGTCGGCGAGACCCACGTCCTCGGAAGCCGAGATCACCAGACGTCGTGCGATGAAACGGGGGTCCTCCCCCGCTTCGATCATCCTGGCGAGGTAGTGCAGCGCGGCGTCCGGGTCGGATCCTCGGATCGACTTGATGAACGCGCTGATGACGTCGTAGTGCTCGTCGCCCTGCCGGTCGTACCGCAGCAGCGCCTTGTCGACGGCCTGAGCGACGTCGTCGGCGGTCGCGGCCGGCACCGCGCCCTCATCGCCCTTCGACAGAGCGACGGCAGCGGCCGCCTCGAGTCCCGTGAGCGCACGTCGCGCATCGCCGGAAGCCAGTCGGATCAGGGCGGCGCGCGCATCATCGGCCAAGGTGACGGCGCCGTTGAGTCCGCGCGCATCGGTCACCGCCCGATCGACGAGCAGTCCGACGTCGTCGTCCGTCAGCGGCTGGAGGGTGAGGAGCAGCGACCGCGACATCAACGGCGAGATCACCGAGAACGAGGGGTTCTCGGTGGTCGCGGCGATCAGCAGAACCCATCCGTTCTCGACGCCGGGCAGCAGCGCGTCCTGTTGGGCCTTGGTGAATCGATGGATCTCGTCGAGGAACAGGATCGTGGTCTGGCCGTACAGGTCGCGCTGGGTGATGGCCTCCTGCATGACCTCGCGCACGTCCTTGACACCGGCGGTGATCGCCGAGAGCTCGACGAATCTGCGACCGGATGATCGTGCGATCGCCTGCGCGAGGGTGGTCTTGCCGGTTCCCGGCGGCCCCCACAGGATGATCGAGACCGCGCCCGGCGAGGTGGCAGCGGGGTCGGCCAGCGCGACGATCGGGGAGCCGGCG
Coding sequences within:
- the aroQ gene encoding type II 3-dehydroquinate dehydratase, producing MTRRILLVNGPNLNLLGSREPEVYGTATLADVEKITAAAAEAAGFEIRALQSNHEGVLIDAIHAAREDCAAIIINPGGLTHTSVSLRDALTGVALPFAEVHISDVYAREDFRHHSYLHDVAAVRVIGEGVDGYASAVRQLAALIA
- the aroB gene encoding 3-dehydroquinate synthase; the encoded protein is MSTTTISVTGENPYDIAIGRGILDRVSAALDAGVRKVLVVHPPTLAARAAELRDRLLADVENGQREVLLAEVPDAEQGKRVEVAAFCWQVMGQADFTRSDAVVGYGGGAVTDLAGFVAATWLRGVQLVQVPTTVLGLVDASVGGKTGINTAEGKNLVGAFWAPRAVIGDLDELASLSPNEATAGFAEVVKAGFIWAPEILDIIEADPARAVDSTTPEFRRAIELAIDMKAQVVSDDFREAGQREILNYGHTLGHAIEHAERYRWRHGAAVSIGMLYAAELSRLAGRLSDSAAERHRTILDSLGLPTGYRAGAWPQLLATMQRDKKSRGGMLRFILLDDIAKPTVLQAPDESLLFAAYQEIGE
- a CDS encoding shikimate kinase — protein: MTSATDPLTLVLVGPMAAGKTSVGRRVARKLNVPFVDTDKRVVAAHGPIPAIFEEHGEAHFRSLERAEVAEALQAGGVISLGGGAVTDAGTRKLLLVHPVVFLTVTPAAVADRIHSGGRPLLAGDDPVGRWTKIFEERRDWYDEVASVTFDTSRRPMQRIADDIVAWRRELG
- the aroC gene encoding chorismate synthase, which produces MLRVLTAGESHGPELIAVMEGLPSGVPVSSEAIQADLARRKLGYGRGSRMKFEQDELTISGGVRHGKTLGSPIALRIGNTEWPKWIEVMNPEPVELTDKSRGRSAPLTRPRPGHADLVGMQKYDFDEARPILERASARETAARVALGAIARSFLGELGIRLVSHTLSIGPVRVPDDAALPTPDDVDRLDADPLRCFDAATSALMVTEVDDAKKDGDTLGGIVEVLAYGLPPGLGSHVHWDRRLDARLAQALMSIQAIKGVEIGDGFETTRRRGSAAHDELFATAEGISRGSDRAGGTEGGMSTGTVLRVRAGMKPIATVPHALRTIDIASGEDATAHHQRSDVCAVPAAGVVAEAMVAVELANAVLEKFGGDSIGETRRNLDGYLAAIPAELRTTPASEAALIAHDERD
- a CDS encoding shikimate dehydrogenase codes for the protein MTRRRLAVWGDPIAHSKSPQLHDAAYAALGLDWEYTRRQVDERAFADALGALDESWRGLSLTMPLKETAHRAASTHDRYANLTGAANTLLLTDGIHGFNTDVGGIVDALGEQGLLGIESVRILGAGATASSALVACVEAGARSIDVRARRPERAVDLVALGQRLGVSVSVSPFDADAGDVGLTVATLPGGTALDALTAARLSLSGGVLFDVAYSPWPSALASVWTDGRAVSGEGMLLRQAVRQVRIFVHGDQSVPLPSEEAVVDAMKAAL
- the mltG gene encoding endolytic transglycosylase MltG produces the protein MPERESASPQHDPDARLGDLFENLPDPSQQIPTVDNTPPAPGSRRAAREAAAVRSSGDPERESADTSTGEDVTTRAMPTAATGDAGDPPSAAPIPTAEAGTAAERASGTTPAESTGDAASIGAAGGSAAGGRLEDLFHGHPEEPSGTRPPAKKKRRTGCLVALVIVLAVIGGIVGAGVWAWNAYGDKISNALGWGEPEDWEPGLATGEVLVTISEGDTGAPVSTALYEAGVTRTEDVFYDYLVTENIAVTFYPGIYSLQEKMTAEAALEALQNPENKRENSASVGEGATIESSLPGMAESLGMPIEELQAAVDADPATYGVTAQNLEGWLFPAVYTFDPEVTATQVIQRMVDRTNEALTDAGVPAEDAQRVLTIASIIQREGLTADFPKVSRVIENRLDIDMKLQMDSTAQYGYGSLHEGVVSSSAEALEDDNPWNTYVHTGLPVTPIASPSYAAIDAAMHPADGPWIYFVTTNLATGETQFSETYEEHLQGVEKWDQWCQENPDGGCSAG
- the ruvX gene encoding Holliday junction resolvase RuvX, whose protein sequence is MSGFRRGVRIGVDVGRARVGVARCDPDGMLAVPVETVQRDDQAIDRIAAIAADFDVLEFVVGLPVNLMGADTASTTDSREFAAALHARTGTPVRLVDERLSTVTAHAALRSSGRSQKKSRSIVDQIAAVVLLQQAIDTEKSTGNPTGATIPLDEESPR
- the alaS gene encoding alanine--tRNA ligase, with the translated sequence MKTAEIAERYLDFFEKNDHLIVPSASLVSDDPSLLFTVAGMVPMIPYLTGVVPAPHPRIADLQKCIRTNDIEEVGKTARHGTFFQMMGNWSFGDYFKEGAIRYAWELLTSSEADGGLGFDEKDLWVTVYETDDEAEAIWRDIIGLKPERIQRLGRADNYWNTGQPGPGGPDSEIFFDRGPAYGKDGGPAVDDSRFLEIWNLVFMQDFIENIRGKTEFDIVGELPQKNIDTGMGLERVAFLKQGVENMYETDQVRPVLDRAVELSGRRYGAVHEDDVRFRVVADHVRSSLMLLSDGVRPSNEGRGYILRRLMRRTVRSMRLLGVDEPVFPELFATSRDAMKSAYPVLEKEWSTLSASAIAEEETFRRTLASGSTILDLALDETKKGGGASLSGSEAFLLHDTYGFPIDLTLEVAEEAGLAVDREAFDSLMQEQRSRAKADARNRKRQLADVSVYRDLRALGETGFDGYSELEVDSRILGILVDGQTVRSAAEGQIAEVVLAETTLYAESGGQVADKGVIVGPGYELEVLDVQRPVPGLISHTVEVTRGVVAIDDAATTIVDAANRRAARQAHSATHLVHAALRDTLGPTATQAGSLNRAGYMRFDFSWSQALSADTRAEIEEITNRAVNDALEVTTRIVTLDEAKDAGAMALFGEKYGDVVRMVDIGGPWSRELCAGTHVSTSAEIGLVSVVGESSVGASNRRIEALVGQDAFRELAAERALVSQLTTSLKTPRDQLAERIADLSASLKAAEKRIAQFESKERAGRVPAIADAASRVGAFRLAAQSLGEVASADDVRELVLGVRDRLGSDAAVVALGASVNGRPVVVVATNDAARAAGAKAGALAKRAASVLGGGGGGRDDVAQGGGTDVSALQPALEAVTQELQSA
- the rpsD gene encoding 30S ribosomal protein S4, yielding MTTKSQDRRKVRLSRALGIPLTPKAARYLEKRPYAPGEHGRTKRKADSDYAVRLREKQRLREQYGIREKQMRNTFNEARRQDGLTGENLVELLEMRLDALVVRSGFARTTAQARQLVVHRHILVDGQLVDRPSFRVKPGQLIHVKAKSEGTEPFQVAAAGGHAEVLPPVPGYLEVELDKLQARLVRRPKRAEVPVTCEVQLVVEYYAAR
- a CDS encoding replication-associated recombination protein A; translated protein: MTSAAALLSGQTPLAVRMRPVSLDEVAGQKHLLRAGSPIVALADPAATSPGAVSIILWGPPGTGKTTLAQAIARSSGRRFVELSAITAGVKDVREVMQEAITQRDLYGQTTILFLDEIHRFTKAQQDALLPGVENGWVLLIAATTENPSFSVISPLMSRSLLLTLQPLTDDDVGLLVDRAVTDARGLNGAVTLADDARAALIRLASGDARRALTGLEAAAAVALSKGDEGAVPAATADDVAQAVDKALLRYDRQGDEHYDVISAFIKSIRGSDPDAALHYLARMIEAGEDPRFIARRLVISASEDVGLADPQALSIAVAAADAVAFIGMPEGRIPLAEATVYLATTAKSNAAYVGIDQAIADIRSGGFGRVPLHLRDAHYPGAKRLGHGRGYVYPHDSEFGILPQQYLPDELRGKRYYEPKNLGAERDISARLERIRRILDGR